A region of the Mytilus trossulus isolate FHL-02 chromosome 11, PNRI_Mtr1.1.1.hap1, whole genome shotgun sequence genome:
TGCgttataagtttattttatttttcagtttgaatgtccctttggtactTATCGCCTTTCTTTTACTAAATGAAACATTAACAGTGACTGGTTTTTGTAGACCTTTAAGTATGTTTGAATATGCAGCATATAGATTTGTATGACTTGTCGGTCAAAAGTTTGAGATTTAACATTTGCTTGTCTTGTTGATTCAAGCAGGAAATATATGCCATTTAAGGTAATCTATCTGTTTTATGTTTATGGGCAACAAAACGACCTAAGACCCGGGATAGAAACATATTCTAAGTGATGACCTAACAGTATAAAGAGTAGAGTACTTAATATTTAATAGATTTAAATAATAAGTTGTCGTAATGATGGAAATGTTGGAAAGGACGGCCGcaattttagattttgttttaatgttttggtGTGTTGACTATTTTGGTGTAGTTAACTGCATTTACAACGGTTGATTGCAGGGCTAGAATGACCAGTTTTGCAACCAGCTTACCATGATGATGAAGTACTGGTCAATGAGTCACAGTCATAGTATAAACGATGAAAAGAATCAGGACCAAAGTCGTGAGACAGTAAAATGGCAGTTCAGTATCTTACACCTCGGATACTGGCCCTCGGCGTTAGTCGACATAACACTCCCCAATCAATAATAGGTTTCGGAGTGTATGTTGACGCGAGTATTTACACCAACAAAATGTAGACTGTAAAGCGTTGgatttgtttacattattgaaAGTAGTGTGTCGTTGATCCATCCATCAGTAAACCAACATCGTAGATAGCGGCTAAAGAGGAGCTGACCAAACACGTCCGTTCAGCTGTAATGACTGAGACGTGGTTGATTGGAGTAGAATACAGtgtatttacatgttttgaaattttagatttcagAAACGATTCCAATTTGTAAGGACAAATAAAAACGTATTAGTAGTTTGGATTACATCCCACTGAAAATCACTTggtctgttttaaaaattattgtgATTGTGTGACTTTAAACttctttaaattgttaaacatttggAAATTTAATTATACCATCATGTTTCTGAACTGGGAATGAGAACGTTAACACTTTAAAGAATACTTTATCATTAATTCACATAAAAGCGTATCAAGATGACAATTGATTGCCATTTTAGTctagaaaattttattgatccggAAAGGTGTTCAAATGATTAtggaaaagtttttttttgttgcctACGTACACACCAGGTTTGTTGAAATTTTGTGCAGACATTTTAGATCAAAGAAGGCTGATATACGGATATGTATTCTAAAAGAGATAAAACAGGAAAGGAttgcgatttttttaaatgttttcatttcagATGTTCATGCCAGGAATACTTGTTTGTGGTATACTTGTCATATCTAAATGTGCTCTAGTCATATTTGAGAATATGATATGGTGACGGATGATTGCTAGAACatgtaacattaaaatgaatattaattaaaaatcaagTCAACCGGAATGTGATAATATAGCACAAGACATATACCTAAACagcatgtatatataaagatatatgaTTTGACACACTGTAAGGACAACTGTCTATGCTTGAAGGCTGTAGGTTAACATCTCAGtctattttttattgtgttgtgAACGTTATGAAATCCCATTTTTTATGCAAGTTGTCATACTTAAACAATTCTGATTTAAAAATCCAAACACATTTTTGAATTTAAGGTTTTACTGAgtgattaaaataacaaaagcatatgcaatctttattttctatttgtagtTCAAATTAACTTTGATGAGGAACTTATATCTCTCTTCTCGGACATCAGTTTAAATCTGTTCAATTCCctgaaaagaataaaaaaaaaattcattaaaatataaatatataattcgTCGGAATAACAGTCCAACAATGgtaaatctgtaaatttgcaaatgttttgttcttccctgACTGGGgttcgaactcatgctactgagatatcgtggcaTCAAATCGCCTTGCAATATGACCAGCGAGCTAAATCACTCGGCCACCTAGGCTCAATTTGCATGCAATACAAATTTCTTTGCAGAGGGGATAAAGCACAAACAACAGTTACCAAAAGAccgaaaaagtatatttttacaaaacacatTTGACTAGTAGGTCGAACAACTGAGGTTATCAAACCATggattattataaataaaaggttCTTGGTACAGAAAATAtagttcaaaagtaaaaaaaaaccaaagaatcATATCATAAATCGAACATTTTTCTGTTAGCGCTTTCACCGCGCCTTCAACAGACATAATTGTTATCGTTGATAGTAACGACTTGTGACGTTACGTTATTATACGTACTGCGGTAATTGTAAATGTCTTACGGAGTCTTATTAACGGATCGAACTTCACTTCCTATTTAATGTGGAaagggaaaattcaaaatacatcCCTATTTTAAGATGTGGAAGATGAAATTCCGCGTGAAGCTAATGaacaatatttaattgaaatgtTTAAGCCGACATTAAAAAGGAAGTAAATTTCGATCCGTTAATTAGATTCCGTAAGATATTTCTAATACCGCAAGACGTTACGATAGATAACGTAACGTCACAAGTTGTTGCTATTACCGATATCAATTCTGACTGATGAACCGCAGGAAATGCGGTGAAAGCGCTAACAGAAACAATGTACGATTTATGATCTgctttttgtgttgttttttaattttaaactatatatatatatattcctttactatagataatttagctgatctgtaacaataacatcttcatgccttataaatcatgtactgtagtacgccgctagattaaaactgacgtggaaaggtaacatatggccaccgaaagctctttttttgagagcccaggtggtcgtgtggtctagcgggacggctgcagtgcaggcgatttggtgtcacgatatcacagtagcatgggttcgaatcccggcgagggaagaaccaaaattttgcgaaagcaaatttacagatccaacattgttgggttgatgtttagacgagttgtatatatatatattgatgtttagacgagttgtataatacattatgtacacagccatgtatcaccatcattgatggcgatccgatggatacatctgttgtagggttgtcactgactcagacgtacttatgaatataattattttctgtgactgtatcttacattaatttgtaggatatttgctatagataatttagctgatctgtaacaataacatcttcatgccctatatatcatgtactgtagtacgccgctagattaaaactgacgtggaaaggtaacatatggccaccgaaagctcttttttttgagagcccaggtggtcgtgtggtctagcgggacggctgcagtgcaggcgatttggtgtcacgatatcacagtagcatgggttcgaatcccggcgagggaagaaccaaaaatttgcgaaagcaaatttacagatctaacattgttgggttgatgtttagacgagttgtatatatatacaactcgtctaaacatcaacccaacaatgttggatctgtatatatatatatatatatatatacaactcgtctaaaaatcaatatatattgcggtttttatccaacgcaatcatgggtttgaacgtagttttcaattaagactcGTTTATGTTTGTTCGTTTGAGCTTGAATCATATTTCCCCttcggtttatatgatccgttcttcctatattgactcttaaaattcaagagtccaTCTAAATATGAGGGTacattttatatggccttccaaataccgtttcgatccctaacatcactgaagagacattgattgtcaaagtccggatctggtgtacaaaagaaatattgacaccttatgcTTGatgcataacatcgtggccacaagttttctgttaagtattaaatttatattaagatccattttgttacatcttgtgataaattttatttggcaatcgccaatggcagtcatcagggttaaagaacatcagttgttcgacctgttagtcaaatgcgttttgtttaaatatactttttcacttttttggtcttttagaaaatgttgtttgtactgtatttagacccttacaggtcgaacaactgatgttctttaaccctgctgactgccattggcgactgccaaataaaatgatcacaatatatatatatatatatattaataaattaataataagtaaaacaaataaaattcattgaaaGAACATCGTATGTTGGAACtcttttaacataaaaataattagatCAACATCATGTATTAAAGGTGCTTCAAATGAAAGTTAGAACGATAAAATAATCTGAACTATTTCAAAGAGTTATCTCTCATTGAGAAAATAGAAAGACATTAAAGGAAAGTAACCTAACTAACTTGTAGTGTGTCATTCCTACGCAATATGgacaataataataaagtcaTACACAGGAGGTTTTTGTAGATGTACTGGTTATCTTACTATCACAAGCAACAAACATTGTCTCATCCGGGTTTTGAGAGTATATATATTAGCTTACTGCTATATTGTGCAAGCTTCAGTTTggtaattgtaaaatttgtattCTATTTCTTGCATTGAAATTAGTAAATGATGAAAACAATACAGGAATTCGAAAAAATTACAGGAGCtaacaaaatgttgataaatgTTCAAATACTTACAAAAATTTCTCTCACAGATATAGTAGTATCCAGATTTGCAGTTAGTGTCGACCCATGTACTTCCACTGCCACTGAAAGAAACACAATTAGAACTATGACCTTTGGAACCACTACCACTGTGCCAAGATTTAAAGGTAGCAAGTGACTGGTCTACACTCCATCGCCATTCACCCTCAATTAAATCCGTTAGACCTATCCAGTATCCGCCATTTTCTATAAGTATATAAACAAGAAAtgcattttaaagttaaaaaaaaatgttacttcagTAATTACTTCAGGcgaatattataaaaagtaagTAACAAAtgatagattaaaaaaaaccaattgatGCATATGTATACGactaaaataaaggaaaaaaaaaccacactcACTATTAATTCTTGTTGAATGTAACCATTCATTCTCTGAAGAGTTTTCAATCTTTACAAGGTATCCACCAAAATCCCTGCAAAGTCGCTGTATAATAGAttacaatcaataaaattatgacCCTAGTCTTTGCATGTCtcgttttcttttttgtcagtcattaaaatgttcaaagtGTTCCGACAATTTATAACGCTTTGAGTACATTCCATATTTAACAGTTCTATGAGATAATACTAGTGTAGTAGTATAAAGTTTCACTGAATTCGAACACCAAAGTGTGTTTGTTTGTCGATGTCGATTTTAAAAGACAATAgctatgaaatgaaaataaaatatactggataataatttgaactttttttctcaaaagcATTACAATAGAAAATTGATTTCCGCTCAATGTTAGAATCTCGGATTTTCTTAGTTTTCTTGATCCTAGgtattatataatatgtttgtttgttttgttcacacatcgttgtgaATATATATTTGGATGTCATACAGCATAATTGCAGTTATATCTATTACCCTCAAGTAAACGgcatatgtttatttattctaGTATCCCAAATACTTTAAAGATGataattatcaatatttacCTCAGCCTCATACCAGGGGGCACCCTTTTGAGAAAAGTAGTAACAATGGTTTTGATACTTCTTCCACTGACcttctaaatataaaaaggaCCTTGACATAACTTGATTTATTTGGTTTCTAATTGTCCTTCCATTAACTCtcattgacatttttgtttattctttttcaaaagCACACAGCAAAACGCTGTTTAGAAATTATTTCACAGACTTTCGTCGTTGAACTTTCTCAATCTTGTATGTTTAACGTTGAACAGTGAATGTATGATATGTTTTAAGAACCATATGGCAATTCAGTTTTAACCAAAGTACTGGTAATAATgcataaaagttaaaatcaatGATTATCCTAACTTTTTATAGTGttgttgttttgatatttgtaaTTAAGAATGCATTTATCTTAAACTCACTCTTCAAGTCTTTTTTCAAGACAACGAGATCAGTTTCCacttttttaattacttttccAATGGTGCTTTTCATTGTTACCAAGTGCTTTTTCATGATATTAACGGTTTTCTGAATATCATTCTCAAGCGTCCCCACTGTCTTTCCTATTATACTGTCCACTGTTACCAGTTCATTTCTAGCATCATCTAAATCCTTCTTCGATTCATGTGTTAAACAtggtaaattttgaatttttaatccCAATGCAGACTTGATTGTGCAGAAAAGGAAAATAACTAATATTGTGTGCATCATTGAACAAATTCTACAAATTATAACA
Encoded here:
- the LOC134690533 gene encoding perlucin-like protein, with the protein product MFLICSMMHTILVIFLFCTIKSALGLKIQNLPCLTHESKKDLDDARNELVTVDSIIGKTVGTLENDIQKTVNIMKKHLVTMKSTIGKVIKKVETDLVVLKKDLKKGQWKKYQNHCYYFSQKGAPWYEAERLCRDFGGYLVKIENSSENEWLHSTRINKNGGYWIGLTDLIEGEWRWSVDQSLATFKSWHSGSGSKGHSSNCVSFSGSGSTWVDTNCKSGYYYICERNFWN